The sequence TCGCTGGCGCGTCGGGCTAGTGTGCGGTTCCCAAATTGAAAAAATGAAAGGCCCTGGCGGCGACCCCGGCAAACGAGATGCCGACTCAAGGCTGGAATTAAGATAGGACGCGACGCGCGTTTATTGTGAATTTTGCTGCCCATTGGCACCCGCCGATTTAGCTTCTTCTACGCCGCGATCGTCGGCTCATCGCGAGGAGTCCGAACAAGCCCAAGACGCCCAAAACGAATTGCAATACTGGCGTTTACGTCAGTTACATTCTGTGACTGATTCGAGGTGATCATGGTGTTAGTCGTGATCGCGCCGAAGGTCTGAGTCGGCGAGAGCGCCCCGTCGGTGCTGCTGGCGTTCAAGGCGTCGTGGTTGATGGCCGTCGTGTTCTGGATGATCGTCGATCCGTTGATCGGGCCGGGTACCGGTCACCGTAGTCAGTGACTCCCGGTAGACATTCCCCAGCGTCAATTGGCCCTCCGAAGTTATCCAGCTTAACTACACGACCTCTTCGTCGCAAGAAACCGAGGCGCGAACGATAAGCCCGACGTATGCCCCTTGCCACCCGTCAACGGCCGCGGCGCTCGATGGCGGCCAGCACGACGAGCGTCAATTCCGGCCGCGTCGGGTCGTTCGTCCGATAGTGGATTTCCAACCTGAGCGACCCTCCGAGATTCTCAGTATCGAGGCGCGCGGGCAGAGTCACCGTGGCGCCGGGAGGAACGATAACCTGCGGGCGGCCAGCCTTGATGCATCGGCAGGTGCCGTTAGTCTCGCTGAGGATGAGTCGCCGCCCGCCGCGGTTGCGCACTGAAAAGGCGGCGTCTACGACCTCGCCAGCTTGAACCCGGCCGAAGTCCTGTTGCAGCTTGCCAATTTCCAATCGCGGAGGAAGCGACTCGTCGCCGAGATTTGCGGTGACGCGA comes from Pirellulales bacterium and encodes:
- a CDS encoding DUF1573 domain-containing protein; translated protein: MANRVTANLGDESLPPRLEIGKLQQDFGRVQAGEVVDAAFSVRNRGGRRLILSETNGTCRCIKAGRPQVIVPPGATVTLPARLDTENLGGSLRLEIHYRTNDPTRPELTLVVLAAIERRGR